The Synergistaceae bacterium DNA segment TCCCGATGCTTGCGGCAGACATTAACGACTTCGCAGAGGGCAAGAACGTCCGGCATGTAGTGAACAGTCAGTACCTGAAATAGCAGGGAAGGGGTAAAACTATGACAGTAGCAAGTTTCATCAGTGATACGCTGATTATCGCGGTGTTCATGCTCGTTGGATTCTTCATCCGCGAGATCGTGAAGCCGGTGCAGAAATTGTTTCTCCCGTCGTCATTGATAGGCGGTCTCGTGCTCCTGATACTTGGCCCGCAGATTCTCAACCTCGTTGAAGTTCCTGCGAGCTGCGGAAAACTTCCGAATGTCCTCATTGATATTGTTATGGCCTCGTTAGTGTTCGGCGTGAACTTCGACAAGGATAAAATCATGTCGTACCTCGATTATGTCTGTGTACCGATGCCGATATACGGAATCCAGATGGCTCTGGGCGTTTGGCTGGGCTACGTGCTCCAAAAGACTTGGCCGGGACTTCCTACGGGCTGGGGAGTAATGGGAGTGTTCTCGTTTCACGGAGGGCACGGAACTGCGGCGGCGGCAGCATCGACATTCGAGAAGCTGGGCGTTGAAGGAAATATGTCCGTAGGTATGGTGCTCTCGACTGTCGGGCTTGTCGTGGCTATGGCAGTCGGAATGACGATTGTGAACATAGGAGTCAGGAGGGGCTGGGCATCGTACGTCAAAGAACCTAAAGCACAGCCTTCATACTTCTACGGCGGAGTTCTCCCCGAAGAGAAGCGCACCTCAATCGGCCGCACGGTAACAACCAGCATAAGCATCAACCACCTTGCGCTTCAGGCGGCTTGGCTTCTGTCGGCACTGTATCTCGGTCGCGTAGTGTTCAAGGCTGTCGGTGCATATATCCCGTTCGTGGCAACACTGCCCAGCGTGTTAAGGGGAGTTTTCGGCGGAGCGATACTCTGGAAGCTGATACAGATCTTCAAGCTGGAGAAGTATGTTGACCTTAAGACAATTCACTTAATCAGCGGCTTCCTGCTTGAAGTTGTAGTGTTCACCGCGATGGCGACGCTGGATATAGATTTCATCTCGTCATACATTGTCCCGATAATAATCTACTCTGTCGTTATGGTGGCTGTAACTGTCCCTGTGGTACTGTTCTGCGCAAAGAGGTTCTGCCGCTCGGAATGGTTCGAGAAGGCAGTTATGGCGTTCGGCGCAGCGACAGGCAACACCTCAACGGGGCTTGCTCTCGTCCGCGCGGTTGACCCTGACTCGCAGTCATCGGCGGGGGACACTCACGGAGTTTACACTACGCTGACGGCGTGGAAGGATGCATTTGTGGGGTTTGCTCCTGCGTGGCTGATGAGCGGTATTGCCGTTACGATGGGAACGGGCATAGCAATCTGCATAGGCTTCTTGGTGCTGGGCTTCATGTTCTTCGACACAAAGAGGAAGGCTAAGGCTTAAGCTGGAATATATATCAATCCCGGTCATGAAGGCCGGGATTTTTTGTGCTCACTTCTCAGCGATGATTACTATCCATGAATGTTTAGGGTGATGCTCCGTCTTAATGTCCCTGAAACCTGCAGACCTTAAAGCTGTCTCGATTTCCGGCGGAGTGTAGGTGTTCATTCCGTCAATGTACTGCTTGAACCACATGCTGGGCTTGTCCTTGCCGTCCGACTCGCTGACTATCACGAAATGCCCGCCGTCCCTCAGAATCCTCCTGACTTCAGCAAAGCATCTCTCGAGTCCCGGCCAGAAGTATATTGTCTCAAACGCCGTCGCAAGGTCAAACCTTCCGTCCTCGAACATCATCGCCGACACGTCGCCTTCAACGAGCTCGCACCTTCCTGAAGCTATAGCTTCGCGGTTGTAAGCGCGCGCTTTCTCGAGCGACAAAGGGGAATAGTCGAGACCTGTAACCTTCGAGGCAGGATACTTCGCCAGTAAATCCCTGATGTTCTTACCGCCTCCGCATCCGAGTTCCGCAATCTCAGACGGAGCAGGAATATCGACGTGCGACAAGCCCCATAATGCTACGGGCGAGTGAAAGATGTTCATTCCGGCAATCATAATCTTTCCGAGCGTGCCGGAGGGTTTGCGGGCATTGCTGAAGAATTTTGCTAGCAGACTCAACGAGAAAATCTCCCTTCTGGAAATTTCCCCCCTCGCAGAAATAATATCACATCAGCCCCAGCATCCTGAGCGCAAACGTCCAGAGGAATATAGTCAGCACAGAAAGAATCGTCGTTACGCACACGAGCTGCCCCGCGAGCTGTCCGTCAGCCCCCATCGCAACCGCCATAGGGTACGAAGCCACAGCAGACGGTGCGGCGAACACAATCATCATTGCGCACAAACTCTCCTCGCGGAAACCCGCCAGCACAGACAACGGCATAAACACCAGCGGCACAACGAACATCCGCAGGAATATTCCCCACGCGAGAAGCCTGCGGTCAGCAACAGCCTCCGCCATGTCAAGCCCGACTCCCAGAGAGATGAAGCTGACCGTTGTAGTGGAGTTCGCGATATTGCGGATGACATACCACACAGGAGCAGGAATAGTTATCCCCAAGCCCTTGACGATAAAGCCGGCAATTGCTCCGATTATCATGGGATTCTTGAATATCGCAAGGAACAGCTGGAGAATGTTTGCCTGCTTCGAGCGTCCGGCCTCGAGGATTATCGCGGAGAATATGTTTATTGCAGGGATGACCAGCACCCCGAGCATCACAACCATTCCCGTCCTGCCTTCGCCGTATAATGCCTCGCACACTGCTATTCCG contains these protein-coding regions:
- a CDS encoding AEC family transporter, whose translation is MSDSFFAAIRVVTPLMLLMAVGWFSRVRKWIDRPAMKEYDRLIFKVFMPLLLFKNIYDMDYSHGLAWKELIFVAVCLLVNFAFSMTFPKLLTKDGRKYSVLGQATVRGNYILFGIAVCEALYGEGRTGMVVMLGVLVIPAINIFSAIILEAGRSKQANILQLFLAIFKNPMIIGAIAGFIVKGLGITIPAPVWYVIRNIANSTTTVSFISLGVGLDMAEAVADRRLLAWGIFLRMFVVPLVFMPLSVLAGFREESLCAMMIVFAAPSAVASYPMAVAMGADGQLAGQLVCVTTILSVLTIFLWTFALRMLGLM
- a CDS encoding class I SAM-dependent methyltransferase, whose amino-acid sequence is MSLLAKFFSNARKPSGTLGKIMIAGMNIFHSPVALWGLSHVDIPAPSEIAELGCGGGKNIRDLLAKYPASKVTGLDYSPLSLEKARAYNREAIASGRCELVEGDVSAMMFEDGRFDLATAFETIYFWPGLERCFAEVRRILRDGGHFVIVSESDGKDKPSMWFKQYIDGMNTYTPPEIETALRSAGFRDIKTEHHPKHSWIVIIAEK